From a single Marinilactibacillus sp. Marseille-P9653 genomic region:
- a CDS encoding YcxB family protein, with protein sequence MDLLFENQTQTTKKLLEEFSKEAYYAFNKKTRMICLIMLVVETFAFVLRFVSSGFNFSMQLFFLLFLAGFFLFFYFKGYIFKLQENLKNLESIHGELPHAINKFYEVNIETITDHSNLTFEYNKITNVLETENLFIIMIGKQGVYLSKKGFTVGNFSDFKNFIENKMNSKN encoded by the coding sequence ATGGATTTGTTATTTGAAAATCAAACTCAAACGACTAAAAAATTATTGGAGGAGTTCTCAAAAGAAGCTTACTACGCATTTAACAAAAAAACTCGAATGATATGTTTAATAATGCTGGTTGTAGAAACATTTGCTTTCGTACTGAGGTTTGTTTCTTCTGGTTTTAATTTTTCTATGCAACTCTTCTTTCTTCTCTTTTTAGCTGGTTTCTTTTTATTTTTTTATTTCAAAGGCTATATTTTTAAGTTACAAGAAAATCTAAAAAATTTAGAAAGTATTCATGGAGAACTACCGCATGCTATAAATAAATTCTATGAAGTCAATATTGAAACTATCACTGATCACAGTAATTTAACTTTCGAATACAATAAAATTACTAATGTTTTAGAAACAGAAAACTTATTTATCATAATGATTGGGAAACAAGGGGTATATCTTTCAAAAAAAGGTTTTACGGTTGGTAATTTTTCTGATTTTAAAAATTTTATAGAAAATAAAATGAATTCTAAAAATTAG